Proteins encoded in a region of the Quercus lobata isolate SW786 chromosome 8, ValleyOak3.0 Primary Assembly, whole genome shotgun sequence genome:
- the LOC115955698 gene encoding nicotinamide/nicotinic acid mononucleotide adenylyltransferase-like isoform X4, with the protein MVDPWEAGQSTFQRSLTVLSRVKSILCESGQVPRESLKVMLVCGSDLLQSFGIPGAWIPDQVRTICRDYGVVCIRRDGQDVEKIISDDEILNEFRDNIKVVDELIPNQISSTRVRDCISRGLSIKYLTADEVIDYIREQYLYLNSDNK; encoded by the exons ATGGTTGACCCATGGGAG GCAGGACAAAGTACCTTCCAACGCTCTTTAACTGTTTTATCCAGAGTTAAGAGTATTTTATGCGAGAGTGGGCAGGTACCCAGAG AATCCCTTAAGGTTATGCTTGTCTGCGGTTCTGATCTGCTCCAATCTTTTGGCATTCCTGGAGCCTGGATTCCAGACCAA GTCAGGACCATATGCAGAGATTATGGTGTGGTTTGCATTCGCAGAGATGGACAAGATGTTGAGAAAATTATCTCTGATGATGAAATTTTGAATGAATTCAGG GATAACATTAAAGTTGTGGATGAGCTTATACCAAACCAAATCAGCTCAACAAGAGTAAG GGACTGCATTTCAAGAGGGTTGTCGATAAAATATCTAACCGCAGATGAAGTGATTGATTATATAAGAGAACAGTATTTGTACCTGAACTCAGATAATAAGTGA
- the LOC115956131 gene encoding nuclear transcription factor Y subunit B-9-like has product MGYCGIRQKSHLMNVRSPFPKNPLIKNQAVISTRNLILTGLIPKYLPTIESIDLFQYQLQYSIGLVLVEDFSFAWIINPRKQIPKKPCHHGPKTDLWNSKYPKLDRSRGVKKALRRHRGSLNLDRSTGIEQVSASAVSAFLEQFFECSRFFNNTTSPRLVLPVDPNSNIPNFITNINTNNANANLNVNANANANTSNGNQRAHPCIIREQDQYMPIANVIRIMRRILPSHAKISDDAKETIQECVSEYISFITGEANERCQREQRKTVTAEDVLWAMGKLGFDDYVEPLTVYLNRYREAENDRNNMRVDQLPYVGFKRSMDYGPIGVPPGPPSYGPGFPMAHHPGMFDASAMGGGEYHNGSGAGGSSSSSSGAQNSGLPSFDPYAQFK; this is encoded by the exons atgggctattgcgggatccg GCAAAAGTCCCACCTAATGAATGTCAGATCACCATTTCCGAAAAATCCACTAATCAAGAatcaagcggttataagtacaAGAAATCTCATTCTAACCGGCCTAATCCCAAAGTACCTACCAACAATAGAATCTATTGACCTATTCCAGTATCAACTCCAATACTCGATTGGACTTGTTCTTGTAGAAGACTTCTCATTTGCATGGATTATC AATCCTCGTAAACAAATTCCTAAAAAGCCTTGCCATCATGGGCCTAAAACTGATCTTTGGAATTCAAAATACCCaaagctcgatagatcaagAGGTGTCAAGAAGGCATTGAGGAGGCATCGAGGttcattaaatcttgatagatcgaCAGGTATCGAGCAGGTATCAGCATCTGCAGTTTCAgcttttcttgagcagttcttTGAGTGTTCTCGTTTCTTCAATAATACCACTT CTCCGAGGCTAGTATTGCCTGTCGACCCAAACAGCAACATACCCAACTTCATCACCAACATCAACACAAACAATGCCAATGCTAATCTCAATGTCAATGCCAATGCCAATGCCAACACTAGCAATGGAAATCAACGTGCCCACCCATGCATTATACGTGAACAAGACCAGTACATGCCTATAGCCAACGTGATACGCATCATGCGCCGCATACTCCCATCCCATGCAAAGATATCGGACGATGCCAAGGAGACCATCCAAGAGTGTGTGTCTGAATACATCAGCTTCATCACCGGCGAGGCCAACGAGCGTTGCCAGCGCGAGCAGCGCAAGACCGTGACCGCGGAGGACGTGCTTTGGGCAATGGGGAAGCTGGGATTTGATGACTATGTTGAGCCACTCACTGTGTACCTCAACCGCTACCGTGAGGCAGAGAATGATCGCAACAATATGCGTGTTGATCAGCTGCCTTATGTTGGTTTTAAGCGTAGCATGGATTATGGGCCTATTGGTGTGCCGCCAGGCCCACCATCTTATGGGCCGGGCTTTCCGATGGCCCATCACCCGGGTATGTTTGATGCTTCTGCAATGGGTGGTGGTGAGTACCATAATGGGTCTGGCGCTGgtgggtcttcttcttcttcttccggTGCTCAGAACAGTGGTCTGCCTAGCTTTGATCCTTATGCTCAGTTCAAATGA
- the LOC115955698 gene encoding nicotinamide/nicotinic acid mononucleotide adenylyltransferase-like isoform X3, producing MSPVNDAYKKRGLLSAEHRLQLCHLASKSSEFVMVDPWEAGQSTFQRSLTVLSRVKSILCESGQVPRESLKVMLVCGSDLLQSFGIPGAWIPDQVRTICRDYGVVCIRRDGQDVEKIISDDEILNEFRDNIKVVDELIPNQISSTRVRDCISRGLSIKYLTADEVIDYIREQYLYLNSDNK from the exons ATGTCACCTGTTAATGATGCATACAAGAAAAGG GGCCTTTTATCTGCTGAACATCGTCTACAGTTGTGTCATCTGGCGAGCAAAAGTTCTGAATTTGTAATGGTTGACCCATGGGAG GCAGGACAAAGTACCTTCCAACGCTCTTTAACTGTTTTATCCAGAGTTAAGAGTATTTTATGCGAGAGTGGGCAGGTACCCAGAG AATCCCTTAAGGTTATGCTTGTCTGCGGTTCTGATCTGCTCCAATCTTTTGGCATTCCTGGAGCCTGGATTCCAGACCAA GTCAGGACCATATGCAGAGATTATGGTGTGGTTTGCATTCGCAGAGATGGACAAGATGTTGAGAAAATTATCTCTGATGATGAAATTTTGAATGAATTCAGG GATAACATTAAAGTTGTGGATGAGCTTATACCAAACCAAATCAGCTCAACAAGAGTAAG GGACTGCATTTCAAGAGGGTTGTCGATAAAATATCTAACCGCAGATGAAGTGATTGATTATATAAGAGAACAGTATTTGTACCTGAACTCAGATAATAAGTGA